The Electrophorus electricus isolate fEleEle1 chromosome 19, fEleEle1.pri, whole genome shotgun sequence genome has a segment encoding these proteins:
- the LOC113568390 gene encoding uncharacterized protein LOC113568390 — translation MLNLVIHMLTFMLSLRADIATGISVIQSETLKKYVPGGTITLKCIISKYHENYFSWFRQSLGEAPTCIITLYAGSLPVFHGDFTHDRRYKVNKSETQFTLTISDLKQADTGIYYCAVRDYDLVVFSNGVFLKYEGPNSKHHHYISGFVLLDQTDNNLKLKETVHPGDSVTLQCTVLTESCAGEHSVYWFRHGSGESHPGIIYTHGDSSDQCKKSSEVGSPTQTCVFNLPKSNLSLSDAGIYYCAVAMCGEILFGNGSKLEFADPSQKSELIQIIVLATSNVFCLIIISALLCMRIKTRNMTIKKQVSGEPEQYHTPSVPSISPMNESVEREELSYAAIHFPARKFKRQETRKDTFSETIYSSVISLK, via the exons ATGCTTAACCTGGTTATACATATGCTAACTTTTATGCTTTCCCTAAGAGCAG ACATTGCCACAGGTATCTCTGTAATTCAATCTGAAACACTGAAGAAATATGTGCCAGGTGGTACTATAACTTTAAAGTGTATAATCTCAAAATATCATGAAAACTACTTCTCCTGGTTCAGGCAGTCTCTCGGAGAAGCACCAACATGTATCATCACTCTTTATGCTGGCTCTCTTCCTGTGTTTCATGGAGACTTTACACATGATAGAAGATACAAAGTAAACAAGAGCGAAACTCAATTTACTTTAACGATTTCAGATTTAAAGCAAGCAGATACTGGAATCTATTATTGTGCTGTAAGGGATTATGACCTTGTAGTTTTCAGTAATGGTGTGTTTCTCAAATATGAAG GACCTAATTCAAAGCACCACCATTATATCAGTGGATTTGTATTACTTGACCAGACAGACAACAATCTGAAATTGAAAGAGACAGTTCACCCAGGAGATTCTGTGACTCTGCAGTGTACAGTCCTCACTGAGAGCTGTGCAGGAGAACACAGTGTCTACTGGTTCAGACATGGCTCGGGAGAATCTCATCCAGGAATCATTTATACTCATGGAGACAGCAGTGATCAGTGTAAGAAGAGTTCTGAGGTTGGATCTCCCACACAGACCTGTGTCTTCAACCTTCCAAAGAGTAATCTCAGCCTCTCTGATGCTGGAATTTACTACTGTGCTGTGGCCATGTGTGGGGAGATATTGTTTGGGAATGGGAGTAAGCTTGAATTTGCTG ATCCCTCTCAGAAGTCAGAACTCATTCAAATTATTGTCTTGGCAACATCCAATGTGTTCTGCCTAATTATAATTTCTGCCCTCTTGTGCATGAGGATAAAGACAAGGAATATGACCATAAAGAAGCAAGTGTCTG GTGAACCTGAGCAATATCATACTCCATCTGTTCCTTCCATTTCTCCAATGAATGAG AGTGTGGAAAGAGAAGAGTTGAGCTATGCTGCAATACATTTCCCTGCAAGGAAATTCAAGCGGCAAGAGACACGAAAAGACACGTTCTCAGAAACCATATACTCCTCTGTTATTAGTTTAAAATGA